The DNA region CGTGAAAACAAATATTTTAGCCGTGGCAGACGCTAAAATAATCGCTAATTTTTTATTTTTAGCTGGATTGTCAATTTTAATACCTGCCTTTTTTCATATACAATTTATAACAGGACCAATGATTAATGCTATTCTTTTTTTATCAGTTGTTTTGTTGGGCAGAAGCAGCGCTTTGCTGATTGGGATGATTCCCTCAGTTATAGCCCTGTCTTTTGGCCTTTTGCCAGCTTTGTTGGCGCCAATGGTTCCGTTTATAATGCTTTCCAACGCTATTTTGATAATGGTTTTTAGTTGGCTAGAAAAAAAATATTGGGCAGCTGTTTTAATTGCTTCAACAGCAAAATTTTTATTTTTATATTTCAGCTGTTCAATAATAATGGATTTAATTTTTAAAAAAGAACTGGCTTTAAAGATTTCACAGATATTAGGCTGGACGCAACTTGCTACGGCGATTTTAGGCGGAATAATCGCTTTTTTAATATTAAAAAGTTTAAAAATATGGCAAAGAAAATAGTTATTTTAACGCTTTGTTCTGTTTTTATTTTGTCAATTTTTATATTAATTTTCAAAAATCAGAAGATAGAAACAAGCAAAAAAGAAAAAATAAATGTTATGGTTTCTATTTTGCCGCAGATTGATTTTGTAAAAAACATTGGCAAAGATAAAATTGATGTATGCGCGATGATTCCGCCAGGTTTTAGCCCAGCAACTTATGAGCCGTCCCCTAATCAATTAAAAAAATTAAGTCTGGCGAATTTATATATCAGGGTAGGGCATATTCCGTTTGAAAAAATTCAGATGGAAAAAATAAAAAGATTAAATCTTAAAATGAAAGTCATAGATTCTTCAAATGGCATTGAAATTTATGAAAATGATCCGCATATTTGGATGTCGCCAAAAATGGTAAAAATACAAGTAAAAAATATTTGCAACGCTTTAATAAAAGCAGATTTTGCTAATAGAATTTTTTATAAAAATAATGAAAAAGAATATTTAGCAAGATTAGATAATTTAGATATTGAAT from Patescibacteria group bacterium includes:
- a CDS encoding iron hydrogenase; this encodes MLRNIVKTNILAVADAKIIANFLFLAGLSILIPAFFHIQFITGPMINAILFLSVVLLGRSSALLIGMIPSVIALSFGLLPALLAPMVPFIMLSNAILIMVFSWLEKKYWAAVLIASTAKFLFLYFSCSIIMDLIFKKELALKISQILGWTQLATAILGGIIAFLILKSLKIWQRK
- a CDS encoding zinc ABC transporter substrate-binding protein; this encodes MAKKIVILTLCSVFILSIFILIFKNQKIETSKKEKINVMVSILPQIDFVKNIGKDKIDVCAMIPPGFSPATYEPSPNQLKKLSLANLYIRVGHIPFEKIQMEKIKRLNLKMKVIDSSNGIEIYENDPHIWMSPKMVKIQVKNICNALIKADFANRIFYKNNEKEYLARLDNLDIELKNAFSKMQGRKILVFHPAFGYLAREYGFEQIAVEIGGKEPGAKNLAHIINEAKKENIKIIFVQKQFSAKSAESIAKQINGKVVPLNPLAENYIENLRNIAEEIQK